From a region of the Actinomadura luzonensis genome:
- a CDS encoding glycosyltransferase family 4 protein, producing MASDASRQDSSQSAGRVSAKSARAGVGGLLKGFVQHPIIVSRVVATKVKADPVRVAQAAADALPPKLRPVVGSVAWPAARRARRLVRKFGMRVVKGPWAEAKAHWDAGRVSEAAAVLEAHTKYPFVKRRAAYYRGELAAISPDPIPPGPKVAILERVQGRVLHLVTNALPYTQAGYTVRTHRIVTSQKAAGLDPHVVTSWGWPMMQGHADAPPYEEIDGIPYYRHLPDGHGEVPFEMRGRMVRGADSVTKLVTQLRPQVLHAATDHRNGSVAHAVRDRTGTPFVYEVRGFLEETWASRDPVRVGSERHVLQREREAFLMREADAVVTLAETMAAEIVERGVPRERIHLAPNAVDDSLLTAHYDGASFRDAYGIAKNEIVIGSVSSIVAYEGFATLLRAAALLRDAGTPVRVLIVGDGAERENLLALVEELALKDAVLPGRVGPEEALQAQDAIDIFACPREDLRVCRLVTPLKPVEAMALGKPVVLSDLPALSELVGSDGAGLLVPPGDPEALAEAVAGLREDPARRAEMGEAGRAEVAAKRTWSRVAETYRSLYQSLTER from the coding sequence GTGGCATCCGACGCCAGTCGTCAAGACTCCTCCCAAAGCGCCGGCAGGGTTTCCGCGAAGTCCGCCCGTGCCGGTGTCGGCGGGCTTCTCAAGGGCTTCGTCCAGCACCCGATCATCGTCTCCCGCGTCGTCGCGACCAAGGTCAAGGCCGACCCCGTCCGGGTCGCCCAGGCCGCCGCCGACGCGCTCCCGCCCAAGCTGCGCCCCGTCGTGGGCAGCGTGGCCTGGCCGGCCGCGCGCCGGGCCCGCCGCCTGGTGCGCAAGTTCGGCATGCGCGTGGTCAAGGGGCCGTGGGCCGAGGCCAAGGCCCACTGGGACGCCGGCCGCGTCAGCGAGGCCGCCGCCGTGCTGGAGGCCCACACCAAGTACCCGTTCGTCAAGCGCAGGGCCGCCTACTACCGCGGCGAGCTGGCCGCGATCAGCCCCGACCCGATCCCGCCCGGCCCCAAGGTGGCCATCCTGGAGCGGGTCCAGGGGCGGGTGCTGCACCTGGTCACCAACGCGCTGCCGTACACGCAGGCCGGCTACACCGTCCGCACCCACCGCATCGTCACCTCGCAGAAGGCCGCCGGGCTCGACCCGCACGTGGTCACGAGCTGGGGCTGGCCGATGATGCAGGGGCACGCCGACGCGCCGCCGTACGAGGAGATCGACGGCATCCCCTACTACCGGCACCTGCCGGACGGGCACGGCGAGGTGCCCTTCGAGATGCGCGGCCGCATGGTCAGGGGCGCCGACTCGGTCACCAAGCTCGTCACCCAGCTCCGCCCGCAGGTCCTGCACGCCGCCACCGACCACCGCAACGGCTCGGTGGCCCACGCCGTGCGCGACCGCACCGGCACCCCGTTCGTCTACGAGGTCCGCGGCTTCCTGGAGGAGACCTGGGCCTCCCGCGACCCGGTCCGCGTCGGCAGCGAGCGGCACGTGCTCCAGCGCGAGCGCGAGGCGTTCCTCATGCGCGAGGCCGACGCCGTGGTCACGCTGGCCGAGACCATGGCCGCCGAGATCGTCGAACGCGGCGTGCCGCGCGAGCGCATCCACCTCGCCCCCAACGCCGTGGACGACTCCCTGCTCACCGCCCACTACGACGGCGCCTCCTTCCGCGACGCCTACGGCATCGCGAAGAACGAGATCGTCATCGGCTCGGTGTCCAGCATCGTGGCCTACGAGGGCTTCGCCACCCTGCTGCGGGCCGCCGCGCTGCTGCGCGACGCGGGCACGCCGGTGCGGGTGCTCATCGTCGGCGACGGCGCCGAGCGGGAGAACCTGCTGGCGCTGGTCGAGGAGCTGGCGCTCAAGGACGCCGTCCTGCCCGGCCGGGTGGGCCCCGAGGAGGCGCTGCAGGCGCAGGACGCCATCGACATCTTCGCCTGCCCGCGCGAGGACCTGCGGGTCTGCCGCCTGGTCACGCCGCTGAAGCCGGTCGAGGCCATGGCGCTCGGCAAGCCGGTGGTGCTCAGCGACCTGCCCGCGCTGAGCGAGCTGGTGGGCTCCGACGGCGCCGGCCTGCTGGTGCCGCCCGGCGACCCCGAGGCGCTGGCCGAGGCCGTCGCGGGCCTGCGCGAGGACCCCGCCAGGCGGGCCGAGATGGGCGAGGCGGGCCGCGCGGAGGTCGCCGCCAAGCGCACCTGGAGCCGCGTTGCCGAGACTTACCGGTCTCTTTACCAGTCGCTCACCGAAAGATGA
- a CDS encoding PrsW family intramembrane metalloprotease — MKRLWVRIFVTGFVLWAATVLVTAWTGNSNLVPTVVLFGSFLVPVTFVVWAYGRGRSPRVTVELLFMAFVVGGVLGVLGASLLESWLLRPSLLMYVAVGLIEEGVKLAALMFVTRRMERRSTMDGVILGATVGFGFAAFESAGYAFNALFTADGLSLGQLVETEVLRGILAPVGHGLWTAVLGGALFAAGGRLTNRVVLAYLGVSALHALWDSMSAIAIAVTLVLTGRPWQFEALRIGRVPHVTAWQVHVYTLLNWAGLIVISLVALGWLWSTVRTGRRDREILSQ; from the coding sequence ATGAAGAGACTGTGGGTGCGGATCTTCGTCACCGGGTTCGTCCTGTGGGCGGCCACGGTGCTGGTGACCGCCTGGACGGGCAACTCCAACCTGGTGCCGACCGTGGTGCTGTTCGGCAGCTTCCTGGTGCCGGTGACGTTCGTGGTGTGGGCGTACGGGCGGGGGCGCTCGCCCCGGGTGACGGTCGAGCTGCTGTTCATGGCGTTCGTCGTGGGCGGCGTGCTGGGCGTGCTCGGGGCCTCGTTGCTGGAGAGCTGGCTGCTCCGGCCCTCGCTGCTCATGTACGTCGCCGTCGGCCTCATCGAGGAGGGCGTGAAGCTGGCGGCGCTGATGTTCGTCACCCGGCGGATGGAGCGGCGCTCGACCATGGACGGCGTCATCCTGGGCGCGACGGTCGGCTTCGGCTTCGCCGCCTTCGAGAGCGCCGGCTACGCCTTCAACGCGCTGTTCACCGCCGACGGCCTGTCGCTGGGGCAGCTCGTCGAGACGGAGGTGCTGCGCGGCATCCTGGCCCCGGTCGGGCACGGCCTGTGGACGGCCGTGCTGGGCGGCGCGCTGTTCGCGGCGGGCGGCCGGCTGACCAACCGCGTGGTGCTGGCCTACCTCGGCGTCTCGGCGCTGCACGCGCTGTGGGACTCGATGAGCGCCATCGCCATCGCGGTCACGCTCGTGCTGACCGGGCGGCCGTGGCAGTTCGAGGCGCTGCGGATCGGCCGGGTGCCGCACGTGACCGCCTGGCAGGTGCACGTCTACACGCTGCTGAACTGGGCGGGGCTCATCGTGATCTCGCTGGTCGCGCTGGGCTGGCTGTGGTCGACGGTGCGCACGGGACGCCGGGATCGGGAGATCTTGTCCCAATAA
- a CDS encoding SPFH domain-containing protein, translated as MSPELYIIGGGVLVAVVVVILLFKAVWRVAEPNEALIISGLGARRRGEGVDSLGFKIVTGKGSAVMPGFQTARRLRLDTRAANLQVSCVTQQGIPVHIRGVVIYKVGDDFVSIANAARRFLDQQDFMTSAIHELFTGHLRSIIGNLTIEDLILNRERLTSETRASAADEMSKLGLVVDSLQIQEIDDETGYIVNLGKPHAAKVAATARIAQAQRDQEATEAEQVAAANMAAARRDARIKEASYQAEIDRAQATSRQAGPLSEATARQEVVVQETRAAELEAQLAEQRLQSQVRKPADAKAYETVTLSQAERDARIAQAEAEARETELRAAAQASQVKQAAAAEAEAVRLRGEAAGAATKITGEAEAQAAQARGLAGAAAAKALGLAEAEAAQAKGLAEAQAISARAQALKENQEAVIAQQLAEQWPQIVEAGAKAFGGVDHMVVLNGAQGVEEMLAKALTLGGTGLGLARALLNGTGPNGSNSENGVKSAESRE; from the coding sequence ATGTCCCCGGAGCTCTACATCATCGGCGGCGGGGTGCTCGTCGCCGTCGTCGTCGTGATCCTGCTGTTCAAAGCGGTGTGGCGGGTGGCGGAGCCGAACGAGGCGCTGATCATCTCCGGTCTCGGCGCGCGCCGCCGCGGCGAGGGCGTGGACAGCCTCGGCTTCAAGATCGTGACGGGCAAGGGCTCGGCGGTGATGCCCGGCTTCCAGACCGCCCGCCGCCTCCGCCTCGACACCCGGGCCGCCAACCTCCAGGTCTCCTGCGTCACCCAGCAGGGCATCCCCGTGCACATCCGCGGCGTGGTGATCTACAAGGTCGGCGACGACTTCGTCTCCATCGCCAACGCCGCCCGCCGCTTCCTCGACCAGCAGGACTTCATGACCAGCGCGATCCACGAGCTGTTCACCGGCCACCTGCGCTCGATCATCGGCAACCTCACCATCGAGGACCTCATCCTCAACCGCGAGCGCCTGACCAGCGAGACCCGCGCCTCGGCCGCCGACGAGATGAGCAAGCTCGGCCTCGTCGTCGACTCCCTCCAGATCCAGGAGATCGACGACGAGACCGGCTACATCGTCAACCTCGGCAAGCCCCACGCCGCCAAGGTCGCCGCCACCGCCCGCATCGCCCAGGCCCAGCGCGATCAGGAGGCCACCGAGGCCGAGCAGGTCGCCGCCGCCAACATGGCCGCCGCCCGCCGCGACGCGCGCATCAAGGAGGCGTCCTACCAGGCCGAGATCGACCGCGCCCAGGCCACCTCGCGGCAGGCGGGCCCCCTGTCGGAGGCCACCGCCCGCCAGGAGGTGGTGGTCCAGGAGACCAGGGCCGCCGAGCTGGAGGCCCAGCTCGCCGAGCAGCGGCTGCAGTCGCAGGTGCGCAAGCCCGCCGACGCCAAGGCGTACGAGACCGTCACGCTGTCGCAGGCCGAGCGCGACGCCCGCATCGCCCAGGCCGAGGCGGAGGCCAGGGAGACCGAGCTGCGCGCCGCCGCCCAGGCGTCCCAGGTCAAGCAGGCCGCGGCGGCCGAGGCGGAGGCCGTGCGGCTGCGCGGCGAGGCGGCCGGCGCGGCCACCAAGATCACCGGTGAGGCCGAGGCCCAGGCCGCGCAGGCGCGCGGGCTCGCGGGCGCGGCCGCGGCCAAGGCGCTCGGCCTCGCCGAGGCCGAGGCGGCGCAGGCCAAGGGCCTGGCGGAGGCGCAGGCGATCAGCGCGCGGGCCCAGGCGCTGAAGGAGAACCAGGAGGCCGTCATCGCCCAGCAGCTCGCCGAGCAGTGGCCGCAGATCGTGGAGGCGGGCGCGAAGGCGTTCGGCGGCGTGGACCACATGGTGGTGCTGAACGGCGCGCAGGGCGTCGAGGAGATGCTGGCCAAGGCGCTCACCCTGGGCGGCACGGGGCTCGGCCTGGCCAGGGCGCTGCTGAATGGCACCGGCCCGAACGGCAGTAATTCGGAGAACGGCGTCAAAAGCGCTGAATCCCGCGAATAG
- a CDS encoding FAD-dependent oxidoreductase, which yields MTLTPRDLGMNRTISRRDFFDGIAVSTLGSVVSGGTAEAARQAAPPPGPSGFRGGGPEALSVPHALRDGRFWQYAGPPEPTGESYDLVVVGGGLSGVSAAYEWRRRRPGASVLVLDNHDEIGGQARRAMFHRQSVRGRTGGAEAGLADAVMCDEESFGADTLVRLTGDWVSRLPLAARARDDLRRLRHDPPDWFPGLPAEAKQERLAGLTYSAFLLEVCGAHPEVERFCRSMSCPEWGYDTRALGAIDAWGTGYPGFGGLGLETDKPSRYNSPTVRKQWGIGDPDVYLFPEGNQALVRAMVNRMLPDPGSPDRAGDRVRFRLSSPVVSVRDGEGAASVAYFDGHRVRSVAAGSVVLACWSAVIPYLVPELPAAQREALGEAVRVPLVHASVRVRDWDAWRRAGVRRVRWTGAYWSLVELDPPERPGGPAEVHLLATPCRAELGPRAGAVAGRRELIRTPYEVLERTIREQLTRLLGPAGFDPARDVEGITVNRWGHGNAPEYCRPWHAFYPDGPFPADVARRRFGRIAIAGSDAAPAARADAAVTAAFRAVEELIE from the coding sequence ATGACACTGACGCCACGGGACCTCGGGATGAACCGGACTATTTCCCGCCGCGACTTCTTCGACGGCATCGCGGTGAGCACCCTGGGGAGCGTGGTTTCCGGCGGCACGGCCGAGGCGGCGCGCCAGGCCGCCCCGCCTCCCGGCCCCTCCGGGTTCCGCGGCGGCGGCCCGGAAGCGCTGAGCGTGCCGCACGCGCTCAGGGACGGCCGCTTCTGGCAGTACGCGGGCCCGCCCGAGCCCACCGGCGAGAGCTACGACCTCGTCGTGGTCGGCGGCGGGCTGAGCGGCGTCAGCGCGGCCTACGAGTGGCGGCGCCGGCGGCCGGGCGCGAGCGTGCTGGTCCTCGACAACCACGACGAGATCGGCGGGCAGGCACGGCGGGCGATGTTCCACCGGCAGAGCGTCCGCGGCCGGACGGGCGGGGCCGAGGCCGGGCTCGCCGACGCGGTGATGTGCGACGAGGAGTCCTTCGGCGCGGACACCCTGGTCCGGCTCACCGGCGACTGGGTCTCGCGGCTGCCGCTCGCCGCCCGCGCCAGGGACGACCTGCGCCGGCTCCGCCACGACCCGCCCGACTGGTTCCCCGGGCTGCCCGCCGAGGCCAAGCAGGAGCGGCTGGCCGGGCTGACGTACTCGGCGTTCCTGCTGGAGGTCTGCGGCGCGCACCCGGAGGTCGAGCGGTTCTGCCGGAGCATGTCCTGCCCCGAGTGGGGCTACGACACCCGGGCGCTCGGCGCGATCGACGCCTGGGGCACCGGCTACCCGGGGTTCGGGGGGCTCGGGCTGGAGACGGACAAGCCCTCGCGCTACAACTCGCCGACGGTCAGGAAGCAGTGGGGGATCGGCGACCCCGACGTCTACCTCTTCCCCGAGGGCAACCAGGCGCTGGTGCGCGCGATGGTCAACCGGATGCTGCCCGATCCCGGCTCGCCGGACCGGGCCGGGGACCGGGTGCGGTTCCGGCTGTCCAGCCCGGTGGTGTCGGTGCGCGACGGCGAGGGGGCGGCGAGCGTCGCCTACTTCGACGGCCACCGGGTCAGGAGCGTCGCGGCCGGGTCGGTCGTCCTGGCCTGCTGGAGCGCGGTGATCCCGTACCTGGTGCCGGAGCTGCCGGCCGCGCAGCGCGAGGCCCTGGGCGAGGCGGTACGGGTGCCGCTGGTGCACGCGAGCGTGCGGGTGCGCGACTGGGACGCCTGGCGGCGGGCAGGGGTGCGGCGGGTGCGGTGGACGGGCGCGTACTGGTCGCTGGTCGAGCTGGACCCGCCGGAGCGGCCGGGCGGCCCGGCCGAGGTGCACCTGCTGGCGACGCCGTGCCGGGCGGAGCTGGGGCCCCGGGCGGGCGCGGTGGCGGGGCGGAGGGAGCTGATCAGGACGCCGTACGAGGTGCTGGAGCGCACGATCCGCGAGCAGCTCACCCGGCTGCTCGGCCCGGCCGGCTTCGACCCGGCGAGGGACGTCGAGGGCATCACGGTCAACCGCTGGGGCCATGGCAACGCCCCCGAGTACTGCCGGCCGTGGCACGCCTTCTACCCCGACGGGCCGTTCCCCGCCGACGTGGCCCGCCGGCGCTTCGGCCGCATCGCGATCGCGGGCTCCGACGCCGCTCCCGCCGCCCGCGCCGACGCCGCCGTCACCGCCGCCTTCCGAGCCGTCGAGGAGCTGATCGAATGA
- a CDS encoding glycosyltransferase family protein has product MAETPEPPSYQRLGPVNWLPEERKVVERYEAELRELRRRLEIAEAKAAYASWKLEATQAKRTFKLGEALGSKSPGKIVEAVRSKERAPKPPMPVTEAVELANNRPPLVEVPPVKWPNGPVNRPGLKVAVILDDFSRMAFRYEWDQIEFGLKDWPEIFADKRPDLLFCESAWHGNQGRWRYQMTGTNAPKEPLRELVAWCRSEGIPTVFWNKEDPPNFDFFIDTAKLFDYVFTCDGDMLPKYREILGHDRVDVLQFAAQPRVHNPIQQKQGRLHDVVFAGMYFRDKHPERREQMETVLDPVRELGLHIFARNGEVDEKYAWPEKYRPHIVGELPYDQMLAAYRMYKVFLNVNSVLDSPTMCARRVFELSACATPVVTGWSRAIEETFGDLIPIAREPIESYNQVLHLINSPELRARMGHLAMREVFDKHLFSHRVDQILQDLGHHVTPRTRSISVVLPTNRASQIEHAISSVARQRHRPLQLVMVLHGLDIDPVVVADKARMAGITDVVVLPAAAELSLGACMNLGISAAEGELIAKMDDDNLYGEHYLSDLVRAFDYSDAELVGKGAHYAYFEGSNTTMLRLPGLEHRYSFLVQGGTFLGKGDMFRSYRFADITRGEDTDLVRRLKEDSVKIYSADRFNFVYWRSADASMHTWQADHIKLTRNAQFSFVGRPDDHVLI; this is encoded by the coding sequence ATGGCCGAAACCCCTGAGCCCCCCTCGTACCAGCGCCTCGGTCCCGTCAACTGGCTGCCCGAGGAGCGCAAGGTCGTCGAGCGCTACGAGGCGGAGCTCAGGGAGCTGCGGCGGCGCCTGGAGATCGCCGAGGCCAAGGCCGCATACGCGAGCTGGAAGCTGGAGGCCACGCAGGCCAAGCGCACGTTCAAGCTGGGCGAGGCCCTGGGCTCGAAGAGCCCGGGGAAGATCGTCGAGGCCGTGCGGTCGAAGGAGCGCGCGCCGAAGCCGCCGATGCCGGTGACCGAGGCCGTCGAGCTGGCGAACAACCGGCCGCCGCTGGTCGAGGTGCCCCCGGTCAAGTGGCCGAACGGCCCGGTGAACCGGCCCGGCCTCAAGGTCGCGGTGATCCTCGACGACTTCTCCCGCATGGCCTTCCGCTACGAGTGGGACCAGATCGAGTTCGGGCTCAAGGACTGGCCGGAGATCTTCGCGGACAAGCGCCCGGACCTGCTGTTCTGCGAGTCGGCCTGGCACGGCAACCAGGGCCGCTGGCGCTACCAGATGACCGGCACCAACGCGCCCAAGGAGCCGCTGCGCGAGCTGGTGGCCTGGTGCAGGAGCGAGGGCATCCCGACGGTCTTCTGGAACAAGGAGGACCCGCCGAACTTCGACTTCTTCATCGACACGGCCAAGCTGTTCGACTACGTGTTCACGTGCGACGGCGACATGCTGCCGAAGTATCGCGAAATTCTTGGACACGACCGGGTGGACGTGCTCCAGTTCGCCGCCCAGCCCCGCGTCCACAACCCGATTCAGCAGAAGCAGGGCCGGCTGCACGACGTGGTCTTCGCCGGGATGTACTTCCGCGACAAGCACCCCGAGCGCCGCGAGCAGATGGAGACCGTCCTCGACCCGGTGCGCGAGCTGGGCCTGCACATCTTCGCCCGCAACGGCGAGGTGGACGAGAAGTACGCCTGGCCGGAGAAGTACCGCCCGCACATCGTCGGCGAGCTGCCCTACGACCAGATGCTCGCCGCGTACCGGATGTACAAGGTCTTTCTCAACGTCAACTCCGTGCTCGACTCGCCCACCATGTGCGCCCGGCGGGTCTTCGAGCTGTCGGCGTGCGCGACCCCGGTGGTCACCGGCTGGTCGCGGGCCATCGAGGAGACCTTCGGCGACCTCATCCCCATCGCGCGCGAGCCGATCGAGTCGTACAACCAGGTGCTGCACCTGATCAACAGCCCCGAGCTGCGCGCCAGGATGGGCCACCTCGCCATGCGCGAGGTCTTCGACAAGCACCTGTTCTCCCACCGCGTGGACCAGATCCTCCAGGACCTCGGCCACCACGTGACCCCGCGCACCCGCTCGATCTCGGTCGTGCTGCCCACCAACCGCGCCTCCCAGATCGAGCACGCGATCTCGTCGGTGGCCCGGCAGCGGCACCGGCCGCTCCAGCTCGTCATGGTGCTGCACGGCCTCGACATCGACCCCGTGGTGGTCGCCGACAAGGCCCGCATGGCCGGCATCACCGACGTCGTGGTGCTGCCCGCCGCCGCCGAGCTGTCGCTCGGCGCCTGCATGAACCTCGGCATCTCGGCCGCCGAGGGCGAGCTGATCGCCAAGATGGACGACGACAACCTCTACGGCGAGCACTACCTGTCGGACCTGGTGCGGGCCTTCGACTACTCCGACGCCGAGCTGGTCGGCAAGGGCGCGCACTACGCCTACTTCGAGGGCTCCAACACCACCATGCTGCGGCTGCCCGGCCTGGAGCACCGGTACTCGTTCCTCGTGCAGGGCGGCACGTTCCTCGGCAAGGGCGACATGTTCCGCTCCTACCGCTTCGCCGACATCACCCGGGGCGAGGACACCGACCTGGTCCGCCGGCTCAAGGAGGACTCCGTCAAGATCTACTCGGCCGACCGGTTCAACTTCGTCTACTGGCGCAGCGCCGACGCCTCCATGCACACCTGGCAGGCCGACCACATCAAGCTGACCCGCAACGCCCAGTTCTCCTTCGTCGGCAGACCGGACGACCACGTACTGATCTAG
- the wecB gene encoding non-hydrolyzing UDP-N-acetylglucosamine 2-epimerase, whose translation MRENPLVLHVLGARPNFVKAAPVVRALGELGVRQGIIHTGQHYDALMSDVFFADLGLPEPVANLGVGSGSHARQTAALLVGLEEVVQEQDPDLVVVYGDVNSTLAAILVCAKLGVPTAHVEAGLRSFDRGMPEEVNRVVTDALADLLFATSPEALAYLAGEDVPPAKVHLVGNPMIDSLYAALPRLDPAPVVARLGIPDRYAVATLHRPANVDTAEAAKELVDAVLEVSRQVPVVIPVHPRGKARLAEAGLVDGGTVKVIDPLGYVDFLSLVRGAALVVTDSGGVQEETTVLGVPCLTLRPNTERPITITHGTNRLVTPALLPAAAEKALADGAATPAGELPVLWDGKAGPRIATVIAAWLKGDNLAPASQAKRPE comes from the coding sequence ATGAGGGAGAACCCCCTGGTCCTGCACGTTTTGGGTGCTCGTCCCAATTTCGTGAAAGCGGCCCCGGTGGTGCGGGCACTCGGCGAGCTCGGCGTGCGGCAGGGCATCATCCACACCGGCCAGCACTACGACGCACTGATGTCGGACGTCTTCTTCGCCGACCTCGGCCTGCCGGAGCCGGTGGCCAACCTGGGGGTCGGCTCTGGCAGCCACGCCAGGCAGACCGCGGCCCTGCTGGTCGGCCTGGAGGAGGTCGTGCAGGAGCAGGACCCCGACCTGGTCGTGGTGTACGGCGACGTGAACTCGACCCTCGCCGCCATCCTGGTCTGCGCCAAGCTGGGCGTGCCGACCGCGCACGTGGAGGCGGGGCTGCGCTCGTTCGACCGGGGCATGCCCGAGGAGGTCAACCGGGTCGTCACCGACGCGCTCGCCGACCTGCTCTTCGCCACCTCGCCCGAGGCGCTGGCGTACCTGGCGGGCGAGGACGTGCCGCCGGCCAAGGTGCACCTGGTGGGCAACCCCATGATCGACAGCCTGTACGCGGCCCTGCCCCGCCTGGACCCGGCGCCGGTGGTGGCGCGGCTCGGCATACCCGATCGGTATGCCGTCGCGACCCTGCACCGCCCGGCCAACGTGGACACCGCGGAGGCCGCCAAGGAGCTGGTGGACGCGGTGCTGGAGGTCTCCCGGCAGGTGCCGGTGGTGATCCCGGTGCACCCGCGCGGCAAGGCGCGGCTGGCCGAGGCGGGCCTGGTGGACGGCGGGACGGTCAAGGTGATCGACCCGCTCGGCTATGTGGACTTCCTCTCACTGGTCCGCGGGGCCGCGCTGGTGGTCACCGACTCCGGCGGCGTGCAGGAGGAGACGACCGTGCTGGGCGTCCCCTGCCTGACCCTGCGGCCCAACACCGAGCGGCCGATCACGATCACCCACGGCACGAACCGCCTGGTCACGCCCGCCCTGCTGCCGGCGGCGGCGGAGAAGGCGCTGGCCGACGGCGCCGCCACCCCGGCGGGCGAGCTGCCGGTGCTGTGGGACGGCAAGGCCGGGCCGCGCATCGCCACGGTGATCGCCGCCTGGCTCAAGGGCGACAACCTGGCACCGGCTTCCCAGGCGAAACGCCCCGAATAG
- a CDS encoding winged helix-turn-helix domain-containing protein → MRTTTNLVIERLDRIPVSVTLTPGLSMLALITDALSGRARGAPEPWRRRVRAAAGAPDAMVLRSLATPGFSVLPDLVLPGEFTRDLDVPEQVEMLRDLPSDALLAELDTITGGEPPEHWRPALRRPRRWLHGYAHLVEEAWRAMRPVWEQARPLFEREVERVAVAAARRSLDVVLDDLHDGCSFRDGTLSFPDFEPETFAIGSRGLVLMPMLAGPNALIARLDGPDAVWIGYPLPGAGGAAAGRPGPDERLELLLGEVRAAILAVLERPLSMGALARQVAYAPNVISYHCNRLEAAGLISRRREGREIHVRRTERAAVLMGLFGG, encoded by the coding sequence ATGCGCACCACCACCAACCTGGTCATCGAGCGGCTCGACCGGATCCCGGTGTCGGTGACGCTGACCCCGGGCCTGTCCATGCTCGCGCTGATCACCGACGCGCTGTCCGGGCGGGCGCGGGGCGCCCCCGAGCCCTGGCGGCGGCGGGTGCGCGCGGCGGCCGGGGCCCCGGACGCGATGGTGCTGCGCTCCCTCGCCACGCCGGGCTTCAGCGTGCTGCCCGACCTCGTGCTGCCCGGCGAGTTCACCCGCGACCTGGACGTGCCCGAGCAGGTGGAGATGCTGCGCGACCTGCCGTCCGACGCGCTGCTGGCGGAGCTGGACACGATCACCGGCGGGGAGCCGCCCGAGCACTGGCGGCCCGCGCTGCGCCGCCCGCGCCGCTGGCTGCACGGCTACGCCCACCTGGTGGAGGAGGCGTGGCGGGCGATGCGGCCGGTGTGGGAGCAGGCGCGGCCGCTGTTCGAGCGCGAGGTCGAGCGGGTGGCGGTGGCCGCCGCCCGGCGCTCGCTCGACGTGGTGCTCGACGACCTGCACGACGGGTGCAGCTTCAGGGACGGCACGCTCAGCTTCCCCGACTTCGAGCCCGAGACGTTCGCCATCGGCTCGCGCGGGCTGGTGCTGATGCCCATGCTGGCGGGCCCGAACGCGCTCATCGCCCGCCTCGACGGGCCCGACGCCGTGTGGATCGGATACCCGCTGCCCGGCGCGGGCGGCGCGGCGGCCGGCCGGCCCGGGCCCGACGAGCGGCTGGAGCTGCTGCTGGGCGAGGTGCGGGCGGCCATCCTGGCCGTCCTGGAGCGTCCGCTGTCGATGGGCGCGCTCGCGCGGCAGGTGGCGTACGCGCCGAACGTGATCTCCTACCACTGCAACCGGCTGGAGGCGGCGGGGCTGATCAGCCGGCGGCGCGAGGGACGCGAGATCCACGTCCGGCGCACCGAGCGCGCCGCCGTGCTGATGGGCCTGTTCGGCGGCTGA